GCACAGAAGaaccaaggaaaaagaCAAACATCGACAAGAACAAGGGCGCCGTCGTCTCCCAATGGTTCGGTGACATCAGCAGGCAACTCGAGACATCGATCGAAATCCACAACtccaacagcaacaacaacagtaGAAAAACGAAATAACAGGAAAGATTTGGACTTATCACTGCCAGAGGTATCCAAGTCAAGGTTCAAATTCAAGCCTTCAATACATGGTGGACGGGCTGCCAGCCCCACCCAGAAGACATCCACTGGTGGCACTGCTGGGTCCGGTCCAAATGGAAAGCCTAGTAAGATGTCCTTCAAGGAACTGATGGATAAAGCCTCCCATATCGAGAAACCAAAAGTTGCATTGCCGCCAATTATAACCCACAGGAAACAGGAGAAACCTCGTCCTAGTAAAGCGTACCAGTCCTTGAAGAAATCCAGAAACCAGCAACTGGCAGTGGACAATGCCAGGTTAAAGCCAACCAGCTCAACTACTAGACCCTTGTCTAATGAGAGATTGACTTCCAAGTCTGTCTCACCAGTGAGAGACATTAGAGAACCGTCATTTGCCAAACCAAGTCCAGAGTTGCTGAGGAAactcaaaaacaaaaagaaaaacatgcaACTGAAGCAGAGACCATACAGAACGTCCACGTCATCTTCGAACTCTTCTCGAAGAAAAAAGGATGCCTATGACATTGatgcagaagaagaggaagacgACGACTTTGGTTACTATGATGACCAGTACGATTCCCAGGATGATGGATTTATAGTGGAcgatgaagaggaagaagaagaatacAGAATGACacagagagagagaaagttCAGTGACCTTAGATCACAGGGTTACAGCAGAGACGAGATCTGGGAGATCTTCAGCAGAGGTAAAAAGAGAGGTTATTATCAAGATGATTATGATTCTGCAGACGATATGGAGGCTACAGGTAATGAAATTCTGGAGGACGAGGAAAGAACTTTAAAACAAGCTAAGCTGGACGATTTAAGGGAACAGAGGCTACTTGAAGAACATGCTCGTAGGAAGAATAAATTATTGCACAAGTAAGATCTTTTTAATGATACCTACAGCTACATAGTCAGAGATATTTGGAACATGCATAAAAAATGTGTAGATTGAACTATTCACTGAACTCAAATTCGTAGTCAT
The window above is part of the Pichia kudriavzevii chromosome 1, complete sequence genome. Proteins encoded here:
- a CDS encoding uncharacterized protein (PKUD0A04240; similar to Saccharomyces cerevisiae YER161C (SPT2); ancestral locus Anc_8.224) encodes the protein MSFLSLLSSVTKDKKIQEKAKHAQLGNHPPNPSTSLQDTLAKNTPLQTPNRPSIARQVGRKPSKPQPSFTPSNVYDDPAVQRLKEARRVERERLAQKNQGKRQTSTRTRAPSSPNGSVTSAGNSRHRSKSTTPTATTTVEKRNNRKDLDLSLPEVSKSRFKFKPSIHGGRAASPTQKTSTGGTAGSGPNGKPSKMSFKELMDKASHIEKPKVALPPIITHRKQEKPRPSKAYQSLKKSRNQQLAVDNARLKPTSSTTRPLSNERLTSKSVSPVRDIREPSFAKPSPELLRKLKNKKKNMQLKQRPYRTSTSSSNSSRRKKDAYDIDAEEEEDDDFGYYDDQYDSQDDGFIVDDEEEEEEYRMTQRERKFSDLRSQGYSRDEIWEIFSRGKKRGYYQDDYDSADDMEATGNEILEDEERTLKQAKLDDLREQRLLEEHARRKNKLLHK